The Pseudonocardia sp. HH130630-07 DNA window CTGCGCGAGCGGCGCGCCGAGATCGCCTGAGTTCGGACACGGCACGATCGGAGCCCGGATCCCCCGCACGGGGGTCCGGGCTCCGGTGTGTGCGGGGCCGGACGGTCAGGAGCGGGCGCCCTCGGTGACCGGCCCGGCCGGCTCCTGCGGGATGTCACCACGCCCGAACCGGTAGGACAGGCCCCAGCAGGTCACCCGCCAGAGCGCCTCGGCCACGATCGAGCTGCTCATCTTCGAGGCGCCCCGCTCGCGCTCGGCGAAGGTGATCGGGACCTCGCGGACGGTGAAGCCGGCCCGGACGGCGCGCCAGGCCATGTCCACCTGGAAGCAGTAGCCCTGCGAGGCGATCGTCTCGAGGTGCAGCGCCTCGAGCACGGCGCGCCGGTAGACGCGGAAGCCCCCGGTGATGTCCCGGATCGGGACGCCGAGCGCCAGCCGCGAGTAGAGGTTGCCCCCGCGGGAGAGCACCTCGCGGTGCCACGGCCAGTTGAGGACCTCGCCGCCGGGCACGTACCGCGACCCCAGGACGACGTCGGCGCTGTCGAGCGCGGCGAGCAGGGCCGGGAGGTCCTCGGGGGCGTGCGAGCCGTCGGCGTCCATCTCCACCACGACCTGGTGCTCGCCGGACAGCGCGTACCGGAATCCGTCGAGGTAGGCGGCACCGAGACCGGCCTTGGCCCCCCGGTGCAGCACCCGTACCCGGGGGTCGGCGGCGGCCAGTTCGTCGGCGAGTTCACCGGTACCGTCCGGGCTCGCGTCGTCGACCACGAGGACGTCGGCGTGCGGGACCGCCGCATGCACCCGGGCCACCGCAGGACCGAGGTTCTCGCGTTCCTCGTAGGTCGGCACGACGACCAGCACCGCACCCGGTGGTTCCGCCATTATCGTCCTTCCACGACCCCGAACGCCGTTCCGGCGACGGCGACCGACCCTACTGCCTCGCCGCGCTCCCCGGGGCCCGGTACGGGAAGCCGGGGCGGCTCGGCCCGGCCGGGCACCCGCCCGTCCGCCGGTGCACGGTCGTCCGGACAGCCTAGTCGGCCTGGGAAGACCGGGCCGCGGCGTGCCCGGGACGCGGGCTCAGCGCGCCCCGGCGAGCAGGTGCGCGTTGCCGAGCGCGTCGAGGACGCCGGGAGCGGCCGGGACGCCGTCGCGCTCGCCGCGCAGGAACCACTCGTAGCCGTAGGCGGCCGCGAAGGCGTCGTCCGGGACGCTCGCCGGATCGATCTGGCTGGCGTGGGCCAGCATCGCCTCGCGCTTGACGGCGAGATCCGCGCCGGTGCCGCCGACGGCGACCGCGATCTCCGCGGTGACCCGGCCGAAGGGGCCACCCGCGGCGCGGGCCGCACCGTGCACGAGGTGCCGGTCGCGGGCGGAGAGCGCGAGGTGCTCGCGGTCCACCGTCATCCGGTAGCCGGTGGTCCCGGTGAGGGCGACGGCCACCGCACCGGCGGCGTGCGCGGCCCGGTGGTCGGGATGGCCGTAGATGCCGTGGTCGTCGTCGTGCAGGACGGTCCCGGCGGCCTCGGCGTCGACGAGCTCGGCGACCCGGCGGCCCAGCACGACCGGGTCGGCACCGGCCAGTGCGTGCGGGTGGGTGGTGCCGGGGCCGCCGGGCAGCCCGGAGTCGCGGTGGCCGAGCAGCACCAGCCGGGAGACCCCCAGCAGGGCGGCGGCGTCCTCCAGCTCCCGCAGCCTGCGGTGGGTGACGGACTCCCCCGTCGCGAGCGGGAGCCGGGAGCCACCGAGGTCGCCGCCGGTCGCCATCACCAGGACGATGCGGGCCCCGGCGTCGGCGAGCCGGCGCAGGGTCAGGCCGGTGAAGATGGACTCGTCGTCGGGGTGGGCGTGCAGGGCGAGGACGGTCTCGCCGGAGAGGTCACGGGTACGGGACCCGGAAGGGTGGTGCAGGGGCACGGGGTGATCGCTTCGCGTGCGGGGCCGGGGCGGCCGATCGGACGGGACCGGGTACGGGTCACGTGCCGGCGGACGCGCGGGGGCTCAGCGTCGAGGGCACGGACCCGGACGACAGCACCACGCGGCGGCGCGCAGGACGGCGCGCGCGGCGGGGGTCGTCGGGTCGATCACGCGGAGCATCATGACAGCACCCCCCGCCGGATGCCACGGCGGGGGGTGCGAGACCGCTCACAGATCCCCGGCCGCTGTGGGGCGGCGCGGGGACGGATCGGTGGCCGGCTCAGTAGTCGGCTCAGTAGTCGGCTCAGTAGTCGGCTCAGTAGTCGGCTCAGTAGTCGGCTCAGTAGTCGGCTCAGTAGTCGGCTCAGTAGTCGGCCTTCGGCATGATGATCCAGAGCACCAGGTAGATCACGAACTGCGGGCCGGGCAGCAGGCAGGACAGCACGAACAGGAACCGGACGGTGCCGCGGCCCATGCCGAACCGCTCGGCCAGACCGGCGCACACGCCCGCGATCACCGTCCCGTTGCGCGGTCGGACGAGTCGGCGGGACTGCGGCATGTTCACCGGGCTTCTCCTTCGATCACTTCGGGTGGTACGGCTCCAGCCTGTCAGGTCCCGGGGTGGTTCCGCTCGGGGACACCCCGAGACCGCCCCGGGTTCGGACCCCGAGGGCCCGGACGCTCAGAGGACGACGAGCTCGCGCGGGTTGCGGTTGAGCCGCTCGACGCCGTCGTCGGTGACGACGACGATGTCCTCGATCCGGGCGCCCCACCGGCCGGCCTGGTAGATGCCCGGCTCGACGGAGAAGGCCATACCGGCCTCCAGGACGAGGTCGTTGCCGTCGACGATGTAGGGCTCCTCGTGCACGTCGAGCCCGATGCCGTGCCCGGTCCGGTGGATGAAGTGCTCGCCGTGTCCCGCGGCGGCGATGTGCGCACGGGCCGCCCGGTCGATGTCGGCCGCGGTGGCGCCGGGCCGCACGGCCGCGACGGCGCGTTCCTGGGCCTCCTGCAGCACGGCGTAGGTCTCGGCGACCTCGGGCGCGGGTGCGCCCCCGACCACGTAGGTGCGGGTGCAGTCGGAGTTGTACCCGCCGGGCAGCGGGCCGCCGATGTCGATGACGACCACGTCGCCGGCCTCGACGACCCGCTCCGAGACGTCGTGGTGCGGGCTGGCGCCGTTCGGCCCGGAGCCGACGATGACGAACGCGGCGGCCGTGTGTCCCTCGGCGAGGATGGCGGCGGACACGTCGGCACCGATCTCGGCCTCGGTGCGGCCCGGACGCAGCCACTCCCCCATCCGGGCGTGCACCCGGTCGATGGCCGCACCGGCGTCGCGCAGGGCGGCGATCTCGCCGGCGTCCTTGCGCATCCGCAGCTCGCGCAGGACGGAGCCGGCGAGCGCCTGCGGGACGTCCGGGAACGCGGCGCGCAGCCCGAGCACGTGCCGGGCGGCCATGTCGTCGTCCACCGAGGTGTGGGTGGGGCCGCCGGCGAGGTCGGTGACCAGCCGGTACGGGTCCTCCCCGTCGGTCCAGGTCACCAGCTCGACGCCGAGCGCCTCCAGCGGGATGCCGGCGAACCCGGGCGCCTCCAGGGCCGGGACGACCAGGGCGGGCGGGGCCCGGTGCCCGGCGGCCGGCACGACGAGGCAGGTGAGGCGCTCGTGCGAGGAGCCGTCGAACCCGGTCAGGTAGCGCAGGTCGGTACCGGGGGTCAGCAGGAGGACGTCGGTGCCCTGGTCGGCGGCGTGTTCACCCGCCCGGCGCAGCCGGTCGGCGAGCAGCTCGGTGGGGACGGCGTGGGTCATGGTCCGCAGCGTATGCGCGCACGGAGGGTGTACGACCGCCACCCGGGCGAGCGAACGGCGGGATCACTCCCCGTCGAAGGCGTCCGGATGGGCGGTCACGGTGCCGGCCAGCTCGACGAGCTTGACGTTGAGGTCCTGCGAGGTCCGGCGGAGCACGTCGAACGCCTCGTCCGCCCCCATCCCGCGGCGGGCCATCAGGATCCCCTTGGCCTGGCCGATCACGTCGCGCGAGGCGACGGCCTGCCGCAGCTGGGTCTCCTGCAGCTCGGCGGCGGAGACGGCGGCACAGGTCGCCAGCGCCAACGACGCGTGCGTGGACAGCAGCAGCAACCGGTCCCGGTCGGCCGGGGTGAAGGCGCCGGCGGTCCCGGCGTAGACGTTCAGCGCGCCCGGGAGGTGCGGCGGTTCGCAGTCCGGGACCAGCGAGCACGCCAGGACCGACAGGTACCCGTGCCGGACGGCGGAGCCGGCGAACTCCGGCCAGCGCGGGTCGATCCGCAGGTCGTCGGCGACCGCCAGGGCCGGGCCGTCGGCCCTCGCGGCGGCGACGCACGGGCCGAGGCCGCTGCGGTACTGGGCCTGGTCGATGTCCGACGCCGCCGGTCCGGTCTCGATCGGGGTGTGGAAGCTCCCGTCGTCCTGCCGGAGGGTGACGCTGACGAGGTCCGCGGCCGGGATCACCCGGCGGGCCGCGCCCACCACCCTGGCCAGGACGTCGGCGATGCTGCCGGCGGCCAGGAGCGAGCCGGTCAGGCCGGCGAACTCGCGGGCCAGCGGCCCGAAGTCGGTGAGCCCGGTCTCGGCGAGCCCGCCCCGGTCCTCGGCGGCGACGAACCGCGCGCGGTCCTCGGCCCATTCCTGCTCGCTCTCGCCGACCGGCGCCGTACCGCTGTGCTCCACACCGAACATGATGCACGGAACCGCCGGGACCGCGCCGCGGACCCGGGCCGGAGCTGCAAGACTCTGCGGCCATGAGCGACCGCCCGCTGCTGCTGCTGGACTCCGCCAGCATGTACTTCCGCGCCTACTTCGGGGTCCCGGAGAGCATCACCGCGCCCGACGGCACACCCGTCAACGCGGTACGCGGGTTCACCGACATGATCGCCCGCCTGGTGACCGAGCACCGGCCGGCCCGGCTGGTGGCGTGCCTGGACCTGGACTGGCGGCCGGCGTTCCGGGTGGCGGCGCTGCCGTCGTACAAGGCGCACCGGGTGGAGACGGCCCGGGCCGCGGACGAGGTACCGGCCGGGGTGCCCGAGGAGGTGCCGGACACCCTCGCGCCGCAGGTGCCGATCATCACCGAGGTGCTGGCCGCGGCCGGGATCTGCACCGGCGGAGCGGTCGGGCACGAGGCCGACGACGTCATCGGCACCCTGGCCGACGGCGAGGCGACCGACCCGGTCCTCGCCGTGTCCGGGGACCGGGACCTCATGCAGATCGTGCGCGACGGTGCCGCCGGGCGGGCCCCGGTCCGCCTGCTCTACATCGGCCGCGGCCTGAACAAGGCCGAGAACCTCGGGCCGGACGAGCTCGCGGCCAAGTACGACCTGCCGCGGGACCGGGCCGGTGCGGCGTACGCCGAGATGGCGATGCTGCGCGGTGACCCGTCGGACGGCCTGCCCGGTGTGCCCGGGGTCGGGGCGAAGACGGCGGCGACGCTGGTCGGCCGGTTCGGCTCGTGGGCGGAGCTGCTGGCGGCGGTCCGGGACGGGGACCCGCGCCTGGCGGCCGGGCCCCGGGCGAAGCTCACCGCGGCGCGGGACTATCTCGACGTCGTCGAGCCCGTGGTGCGGGTGGTGACCGACGCACCGGTCGAGTTCAGCCGGGCCGACACGGTGCTGCCTGCGGAGCCGGTGGACCCCGGGCGGCTCGACGAGCTGGCCGCCCGCTGGGGCCTGGAGTCGTCGGTGGGCCGGCTGCGGACGGCGCTGGCGGCCGCCGCGGGCTGAGCCGGGCCGCGGCGCCCGGCCCGGATCGCTCAGTCAGGGGCGCCGGAGCGCCGCGACCGGGGCGCGGCCCGGGTGTGGATCTTCTCGCCCTGCGGCCCGAACAGGCTGAGCACCTCCACCGGCCGGTTCCGGTCGGCCGCGCCGAACCAGTGCGGGACGTGCGTGTCGAACTCGGCCGCCTCCCCGGCGCCGAGCACGATGTCGTGCTCGCCCAGGACCAGGCGGAGCCTGCCGTCGAGGACGTAGAGCCACTCG harbors:
- a CDS encoding 5'-3' exonuclease; this translates as MSDRPLLLLDSASMYFRAYFGVPESITAPDGTPVNAVRGFTDMIARLVTEHRPARLVACLDLDWRPAFRVAALPSYKAHRVETARAADEVPAGVPEEVPDTLAPQVPIITEVLAAAGICTGGAVGHEADDVIGTLADGEATDPVLAVSGDRDLMQIVRDGAAGRAPVRLLYIGRGLNKAENLGPDELAAKYDLPRDRAGAAYAEMAMLRGDPSDGLPGVPGVGAKTAATLVGRFGSWAELLAAVRDGDPRLAAGPRAKLTAARDYLDVVEPVVRVVTDAPVEFSRADTVLPAEPVDPGRLDELAARWGLESSVGRLRTALAAAAG
- a CDS encoding PspC domain-containing protein gives rise to the protein MPQSRRLVRPRNGTVIAGVCAGLAERFGMGRGTVRFLFVLSCLLPGPQFVIYLVLWIIMPKADY
- a CDS encoding polyprenol monophosphomannose synthase, which translates into the protein MAEPPGAVLVVVPTYEERENLGPAVARVHAAVPHADVLVVDDASPDGTGELADELAAADPRVRVLHRGAKAGLGAAYLDGFRYALSGEHQVVVEMDADGSHAPEDLPALLAALDSADVVLGSRYVPGGEVLNWPWHREVLSRGGNLYSRLALGVPIRDITGGFRVYRRAVLEALHLETIASQGYCFQVDMAWRAVRAGFTVREVPITFAERERGASKMSSSIVAEALWRVTCWGLSYRFGRGDIPQEPAGPVTEGARS
- a CDS encoding PIG-L deacetylase family protein encodes the protein MPLHHPSGSRTRDLSGETVLALHAHPDDESIFTGLTLRRLADAGARIVLVMATGGDLGGSRLPLATGESVTHRRLRELEDAAALLGVSRLVLLGHRDSGLPGGPGTTHPHALAGADPVVLGRRVAELVDAEAAGTVLHDDDHGIYGHPDHRAAHAAGAVAVALTGTTGYRMTVDREHLALSARDRHLVHGAARAAGGPFGRVTAEIAVAVGGTGADLAVKREAMLAHASQIDPASVPDDAFAAAYGYEWFLRGERDGVPAAPGVLDALGNAHLLAGAR
- a CDS encoding M24 family metallopeptidase — translated: MTHAVPTELLADRLRRAGEHAADQGTDVLLLTPGTDLRYLTGFDGSSHERLTCLVVPAAGHRAPPALVVPALEAPGFAGIPLEALGVELVTWTDGEDPYRLVTDLAGGPTHTSVDDDMAARHVLGLRAAFPDVPQALAGSVLRELRMRKDAGEIAALRDAGAAIDRVHARMGEWLRPGRTEAEIGADVSAAILAEGHTAAAFVIVGSGPNGASPHHDVSERVVEAGDVVVIDIGGPLPGGYNSDCTRTYVVGGAPAPEVAETYAVLQEAQERAVAAVRPGATAADIDRAARAHIAAAGHGEHFIHRTGHGIGLDVHEEPYIVDGNDLVLEAGMAFSVEPGIYQAGRWGARIEDIVVVTDDGVERLNRNPRELVVL
- a CDS encoding GAF and ANTAR domain-containing protein, with amino-acid sequence MEHSGTAPVGESEQEWAEDRARFVAAEDRGGLAETGLTDFGPLAREFAGLTGSLLAAGSIADVLARVVGAARRVIPAADLVSVTLRQDDGSFHTPIETGPAASDIDQAQYRSGLGPCVAAARADGPALAVADDLRIDPRWPEFAGSAVRHGYLSVLACSLVPDCEPPHLPGALNVYAGTAGAFTPADRDRLLLLSTHASLALATCAAVSAAELQETQLRQAVASRDVIGQAKGILMARRGMGADEAFDVLRRTSQDLNVKLVELAGTVTAHPDAFDGE